The sequence AGTGCCCTGTGTCTTTGGAAGCAGTCACGTTTTGGGCTCCATTGCTGATTCAGTGCCATGTCGGCGTTACTGGGGAGAATGCGTGTCTGGCAGGGCAGGGCCCCTCATTTGGGCATACAGGGTGACCAGGCGGGAACCAGAGCAAAACAGCCCTTGAGGATGATGTAGAAGGATGAGCAGGTTTACAGAGACTCGAGGGATGGTGGAGAGGGGCCTTTGtgcccttccctttttttttttttttttttttttaataaatattttatttgttcgagagaaagagcacaagtggcggaggggcagaggggcagagggaaggagaagtggagtccccgctgagcagggagcctgatgtggtgcttgattccaggaccctgggatcatgacctgagctgcaggcagacgcttaatagcctaagccacccaggcgcctcttttATGCTGCTTGGGCCGCTTGGATGTCCTCTAATGAACCCCACCGCCCCTGCCTGTCTGCCCTGGCCCTTGACTTCCATTTCAATTTGAATTTCTCCCCAGGGGTCTTCGGACACCCTGTGCTGCTTTCAGAGCCTCGTCAGGTCACTAGGTTGTTTCCGCATTGTAGGTGGGAGTTCTGGACCCGATACATACCATAGACCCTTGATGTAGCAGGTGGGTAGTGGCAGGAGGAGGCAGTGGCACTTCTGAGCTCTCTACAGCTCAAGGGCTCTCCAGATATCTACATGGAGATGGTGTGACTTCCCGGTTAGATGGTCTGTGTGcttggggctgggcaggggcacacCTGTGGGTGCGGCATTGGGGGTGCTCTTGTTCTTCACTCAGTCTGTCTCCCCTTTCCTCCTTGGGGCTGTGCAAAGCCTGAGGACACTGGGGTGGCTGTGTTTATTCCAGGTCACAGCTTTGATTTCCATGATGTATGAGCATGTCGCAAGGCCCACGGTGTCCACTTTTGGGGGCCTCATCCCCCAAGGTCCCTGGACAACATCAGAGTGGTTGCCCTGGTCCAACCCCAACCCCTTACCACCCTGCGTACAGTTTTTGTCCCCCATCTCCCATTGGGCCAGATGGTGCGACCAAGTGTGGACACAGTCACAGGATGGGTGCTCCACAGGAAGGGCTAAGTGTGAGTGGCTCTGTTGGCGTTAGAGCCTTGTTCTAATGGAATTAGAGACCCTTGCTGAGGTGTTACTGTGTCAGGGAGCAGGCCACCCCGTTTCCAGATCAGGAGAGTCCTGGTTCTAAGTGAATATGAGGTGTTTGCAAAGAAACTTGTTTGAATAAGATCCATATCCCATGGGACTTTGTTTAAGCCTGGTTGGTGGACCCCAAAGCAGGACCTTGCATTGGCAACCAGGGCCTTTTGTGGTGGGGTGACCTTGAGGCAGTTGACAGGATCCTCACACGGCTCCTCTTTTCCAGTCACACCGATGATGGAACTGAAGCCGAACGCGGGCAGCGACCGTGCCTGGGTCTGGAACACCCACGCTGACTTTGCCGACGAGTGCCCCAAGCCAGAGCTGCTGGCCATCCGCTTCCTAAATGCTGAGAGTAAGCAGAAGGGCACCAGGCCCCAGGGACTGTCTGACTGCAGCTGCCTGTCTGTCCGTATAGCTTTGTGGGGAGAACTGATAGCACCTGGGAGGTGTGTGGTAAGGACTGGTCCCACCTTGCTGTCTTGTGCTGCCTCGGAGGAGGGACATAAGCCCTGCAGTTGAGCCGTGCATTGTCAAGGCCTCACCCAGGCTCTGAGGCCACGAGCAGGGTCTTTTCACTTTTAACCTCAGGTCTTTTCCCCTGACTGCCATCCCTGGGCATCCAGTCTACCTGGGGCAGGCGTCCCCTTCCCAGAGTCTGCTGGCAGCATGGGTCCAGGCTGACCTCTCCTCGGCTTAGCCGTCTTTCCAGCCCTGGATCATCAGAGGTGCACAGTGGGCCTTGTCTAGGAGCTACTCTGTCATGAGTGGAGAGTTGAGTGTTGGGCAGGGCCCTGCCCCATGGTTGTGCACGGCCATCAGAACCGTGTGTTGCTCTGCCCAAATTGTCACGGAGTCAGATGGAGGGAGACAACCCAATATAGCCACCAGTCTCAGGAGGGACTGGAGAATAGTTACTGCTTGGTCTGGGTAAGAGTGAGCCCAGGGCTATGTCCTTAAGTCAGAATTGGCTGTGGGATGAGCCGTGTGTGACTTGATGCTTCATACCCCCCAGGACCTGTTCACTGTTTAGGGATCTTAGGAAGTCTCGTCTCTTCTTTCTGCAGATGcacagaaattcaaaacaaagtttGAAGAATGCAGGAAAgagatagaagagagagaaaagaaaggtgaCATGGTGTCGTGGGTAGGGGACTTCCTTGCAGACTCACTCTGCATCCGGCTGCAGCCCCAGGCGGGTGCTTTTTCCGTCTGCCACAGAAACATCCCGGGGTGCTGTGACCACCTCGTCCTGTCAAGGGTGATACAGCCGTCTGGGAACACAGAGTGCCTCTTGGGGAGTGAACTGGCTATCAGGGCCCCAAGCATGTGCTCCCCGGCCTGGCCTCACAGCCCCCAGGCTGGCAGCTGAGTCACGAATGTCCGGCTGGCTAGAGCCTGTGGCCAGAGGGGCCTCAAGAGGTCCTCACAGTCACCTGGTCACTTGGGGCCCAACGATGGCTGCTGTAGCAGGTGACCTGACATAACTGAGCTCCCTGACTGCCGTCCCAGGCATGAGCTCTTCCTCGTTAGTGTGACCCTGGAGGCTGGCTTGGCTGGCACACTGTGAAGTGACCGGTCCTGCGGCCTCTGCCCGGGACCACAGGAGGTGggcgggctgggctgggcactgcttctctgtcttcttaCTGCGTCCCCCTATGTCTTAGCAGGGTCGGGCAAAAATGACGATGCCGAAAAGGTGACTGAGAAGCTAGAAGCTCTCTCGGTGAAGGAGGAGAGCAAGGAGTCAGAAGATGCCGAGAGCAAGGCTGGAGCGGAGGAGGAGCAATAAGCCGCCTCcccttgttttctcttccttccgttcttttcctccttttttcttttttaaaattttgccctGCCCCttcttttcagtttgtttttattctgttttgtttttacaagggACTTTATATAAAGAACTGAATTCCAACATTCAggttgtttttttctaagtttttgccCTATTGAAGAAGACTTCAGAAAATCCATTCCCCAGTCATGAAAATGTACTGTGCTCACTTTCTTTTCCATAGTGGAAACACTTATTTATAGTCatcaaaaatagcaaataaacgACACATTTGAAACCTGCACGGAGGGGAGGACCGTGTGTGCGCCGGCCTGTCCTGGGAACAGCAGTGTGGGCGCCCcctggctctgggctctgggggcaGCAGCGCGGGTCCCACCCTCTGCCACTGGCTCCTCCCCCATGGGCTTGGGGGTTGGCCCCTGGGGCCGTTCTGTGTCTGAGGTGGGGCACGTGTGCTTGTGGCCAGGAATAGGTAGGCATTTTGGCTTTTGCCtctgggggagggaaaggaagaccCATCAGAGTACCCTGGCTCTGTGCCCTGGTGGAGGGAAAGGCTGGTCCCATAGCACACTTGTCTGGTGCAGTGTGTGAGTGCAGGATTGGCCCACGGCCCTCCTTGGATACCCTGCTGCCATCCTCAGAAGAAACTCCTGCCCGCTCACTCGTGGCATCTCCATCTGGGTGGAATTGTGGCCATCTACAATAGCTTTAAATAAAGGGACGTTTTCAAGAACGCAAATGGGTTACCGCCATTTGGAGGTTCGTCTTGTAAAACAAATTGTGTCTCAGTGTTGTCCTAAGTGGGGGAGAAGCGTTTTTGGTGCACCGACAGGCTTCTCAAGGCGCATGGTGACACATGGTAACTTGTCCTGGGAGGCCAAAGGAGCAGTGGAATGTGGCCATGCTGCCCTCCAGTGGGACGAGCAAGTTATGACCTGGCCCTGGAGTTGGGGTACTCCTCTCGCTCGGCTGCTGGCCATTAACACCTGCCGGGGGTACTTTACAGTGTGGCCAGTTTACTCGCCAGCCCCTACTCTGTCCGACCTCCCAGTGTGCTGGACCCTGGGACCTGGGTCTGGTTCCATCCCTTGGGTTGTTGTTCCCTCTGGGGGATGTACTTCCAAAGGAAGcggctctttttttaaaaagccacactGAAGAGTTCACTGGCCAGCATTGTGTCCTGGCAGCCTTAGTCCTCTAGAGGCACAGGTCTGGGTCCTCTTGAAGTCCCAGTGGGCACAGGGGCTCTTCCCACCAAGAAAGTACATTGAAGCTCGTGCACCTCCCCTATCTTCTGGGGAATTTTGATGTAAAGGACAGTTGCTTCCCCGTGGGCTTCCTTTAGATGCACTGATGAAAGGCCGGCCCAGGCTTGATCCTTCAGGGAAGGACACCCCCTTTTAGCATAGAATGGTTGTTGAACATTCTGTTTTTTTGCTTTGGGCTCCCATACAAGATAAATTCTTGATGTAAAAGCCCAGGCTGACTTCCTCTTGGGTGATGAATTGTGTCTCCCCTTTCCCCCAGGTGGGGAAACCCTGACTTGCAGGGTAGGCCCCTCAGAACGGCTGGGGAGCAGGGCTGTGCTGTGACCAGGCCACATTACAGGGTGCATGTAAAGGTGTGGATTGCTGACACTGCAATGCTGCAGAAAGGGAGGCGTGCCGTCCTGACGGTCCCACTGGGATGAGCAGGGATGCCAGCGGGGCCTCTCCCGTGCCCCTCAGCCAGTGTGTTCTTAGGTGGGTTCCTCCCTGTGGCACAGCGGCAATGGCAAGCTACAACTGAGGTGCTGATGGTATTGGGGAAGGAGTGAGAAGGGACATGAACCTTTCCGTTCCAGGTAAGTCCACTGGGCTGCAGGTTGGGCAAGCCTGCTGTGCTTTCCTTTTCCTGGGGATAACTCCTTAGGGGGAGGACTCCCAGGTCAGAGGCCTCTCTAGgtctctgtcctcttcccttcACCCATCCAGGACTCCCCTCTGCCCAGAGAGTCTGCAGGGACCTCACCAAGGAGACTCCAAGCACCCTTTCCTGTGACCAGTGCTTGGCACACTCCACAGCTCTCAGCTCTCAGCTGTCCTGGTGCCGCCTCTGCACGACCTGGAGTCAGACCTGACTGGACCTGGGCTACCAGTTGGGAGCCTGTGGGGAAGAGCCTCTCACAAGTGGGCCTGCATCCAGAGGCTTCCAGAGGCCTGGGGTCCCAGGGCTGGGTTGCAGAAGGACAGGAACAAGCTTGGGTGGGGCATGCTTTGGCTGGAGTCTTTGTGAGGACCCTGGACCTTGCAGCTCCAGGCGCTGAGGCTATTGGAGGGCTGGGGCGCTGTGGGCAGAAGTAGGGAGGTGTCTGCTCTTGGCTCACTTTTGTGCCCTGAGCCTCCCACTCAGTGCAAGGGTGCTCCCCTAACTCTATGTGGGGACCCTGAagtgggctccccgcagggcagAGGCTAAAACTGCAGTGTTATGGGGAAAAGCCCATCACCATCTTTGCTGTCAGGGAGCTGTATTAATGCcccaggtcttttcttttttttttttcttttttaaaaggtatttttatttatttatttatgatagtcacagagagagagagagagagagagagagagaggcagagacacaggcagagggagaagcaggctccatgcaccgggagcctgacgtgggattcgatcccggatctccaggatcgcgccctgggccaaaggcaggcgctaaaccgctgcgccacccagggatccccccccaggTCTTTTCTAATGGCACACGGCTGGCAGCCTGCTCGCTGGGACTGGTGCCTTCATAAGGCCCACCTACAGGCAGGAAGGGGCTTCCAGGCCTACGATCCCCAGGGCCTGTGGCAGCATGGCCTGGGGAGGTGGCCCCTGAGCAGCAAGGGATTCTGGCCATAGAGGACCAGGTGCCCAGGGCCAAGGAGGGTGAGGACCCCTCACACGGATTCCCACCTGGGGAGGACACTGATGGGTCTTGATTTCTGAGCAGAGGGCCCTGGGGGTGTGTTAGAGGGAACAGAGACTTCCTGGCCCTAACTGTGTTGGGTTCGGAGCATGACCCAGGTCCTACCCTCCCATGGGTTGGGCACTGCTCTGCCCGCCTGCTGAGCCTGCTCGTCCACACCGCAGCCGGGCACTGCAAGGGTGCAGGTCCACCTTAAACGGGCAGCGGCAGCCGGGCTGGAGGGTGGGATTTCCTGCAGGAGGTGGGCCTGCCCGCCGGCCTATCCCAGGCAGGGCAGGATGCCCGCTTCCCGAGGGGCGAGGGGCTCACCCGGCCCCAGCTCTCCCACCTACGCACACTCCCGAACCTGCAGCTGGGGCCAGGAGGCCTCTCCCTGAGAGTCCAGCGCCCCTGCCCCCCTTGCCCCGCTCACTAGCTGGGCTCTGCATCCGAGTGGCCCGagggctgggaggtgggcaggagataAACAATGAGGGTGCGCCCAGTGTCAGGAGTTCCCCAGCCCGGTGAATGCCAGGGGCTCCAGACGAGGGGTCTGGCCTCCTCGGGAATGGCGTGGAGCAGGGACGTCACGGGGACCGCGCGCACGGGCTCCCGCGGTGCTCGGGGCACACCGAGGCCCAGGAGGGCCCGACCGGCCGCCGCGCCACGGCCTGCGGGCGGGGCACCGGGAGCGCGGCGTGGTCCGCGGCGGCCTGGGGTGGGCCGGGGCTGCAGGTGCGCGACGGCGGCTGCGCGGCTCCggagcgcggcggggcggggcggggcggggcggggcggggcgcggccgcGGGGCGAGGGTCCTGGctccgcccccagcccggccccgcccccgccccgcgcccccccgcccgccgcccggtcCACCTTAAGGCCCGCGCTGACATcagcgcgccgccgccgccgctccccgcGGGGTGGGAtttcctccgccgccgccgccgccgccgcgggtcCTGCGCCGCGTCcaccgccccgcccgcccccggcccgaccccggccggccccgcccgcccggccccggggaGGGATGCGGCGGCGCGGCGCCCAGGATGCCCCGCAGCCCCGGGACGCGCCTCAAACCCGCCAAGTACATCCCGGTGGCCACGGCCGCCGCGCTGCTGGTCGGCTCCAGCACCCTGTTCTTCGTGTTCACGTGAGTCCCCGCGTCACCGGGGCACAGGCGGGCGGCAGGGGCCGTGCCCGgggggccggcgccggcccgggACCtgagcgcccccgccccggccggggCCGGACTGTGCGCCGTGCGGGCCCGCGGGCCGGGCGAGGGCGAGCTCAGCGGGGACCGGGTGCCGGCCCTGCCGTgcggggctgggccctgggggagTGTGTGCAGGCGCCCAGGCTGTGGCTGCAGCCCCCTCCCACGGCCGCCAGcgccccccaggagcccagggaggctCGGGGCCCCTCCCGCCGGCCcgcccagggccagggccagggcagggccagggcagggccagggccaagCTGTTCCCGCGTAGGTGTGGCCTGGCCCGGCCGCCACGTGCCTGCCCCAGAGCCACCCTCGATGCCGCCTGGCAGTGCCCTGCACCCTCCCTTGACCTTCCCGGGAGGGTTCGGGTCGCCGCGGGAGGGCCTGGCCGTGTTGGGCACCATGACCCCCgaggcagaggccaggcaggCCCGCACAGCCCTAACTTCTTCACCTGGGACAGGCTGCTGATGCCCCCAGCTggcccccaccaccccccgcTCCCGTAGGGACAGGCAGGGCTTGGGGGCTCCGGGCCTTCACCATGGGGACCGGGACCGCTCCCTTCCACCAGTGCCATGCCGACACCGCCCAGGTGACCAGAGGGACCACACTGACATCCTCCCTGGGGCCTCTGTTCCAGGGCAGGTCAGCCCCGGGGTGCGAAGGAGCCCGGGCCAGGCCGAGTGGGAGCCGGCTTGGCCCCCTGCGCCTTAGCCAGAGAGAGGGTGGCGGCGACGAGGACTGGGAGTCTGCATTGGGTGCCCGTGGAGGCGCACGAGCCCTACCTGGAGGCCGAGGCTGGGTGGGCGCCACAGGCTGCCAAGAGCGTGTTTAAAAAAGGCCTGTGTGGACGGGCTTATTTCTGGCTTTGGCAGGCAGCGTGTTCCTGTTCCTCAGATGCCACCggccacggggcggggggggtgggggagaggggcaggggcagtgggcgCAGGGCTTCCGCAGGTGcagggggctcccggggctgggctctgggaCTTGGAGGAGTCTCAGGTGTACTTCCTGGGAGCCTGGCCTCCACTTGCTGATCCTGGTTTCTCACTTCCGAAGTGCAATTCAGTGTCTGTCCTCCCCTGACGTTAAAGGTAATACACGTTCTCCTCTAAGGACTTGGGAAACGCAGGGAAATCCTTAAAGGTACGGAAATCAGCCGCACCCCGGAGagccctgcctcccttcctcctaGCTCGTCCGAAGCCCTTCCCGTGATGTCATAGGGCCCTTGCACAGTGGTCTGGTGAACTTGGCCGTCCCAAgatgtggacactgaggctcctgcACCTGCCAAGTTCTTCCTACCTCAGTTCCCAGAGCCGGGGTTCTGCGTCCAGGCCTCCAGCCCAGCAAGGCACCGCAGGCCTTTCCCTGGCTCCCGCCTTGTGTGGGACCCACTCTGCCTGACGGAAGGTGGCATGTGCCTCTGCAGCAAGATGGAGGTGCAGGGGCATAGCTGCAGGCCAGGCACAACGACCACCCAGCCAAGGCAGCCCTGATCGCCCTTAGGACAGGGCTCCCATGGACCACCGAGGCCACATGCCCTGGGGCCAAAAGCCCACTGGGGACCCTGGCCCGCCCCATCCCTGGCTCTACCTGGCTCATCCCTGGTCTTTCAGAGCAACTGGGTTCCTAAAAAGGGGTTCTGCGGGGTGAACCGGGCCTAGTGACCCCCCCTCACAGCATGCTGAATTCCAGGCAAGCAGGGGTCCCGGTGGTCCTCTCCTTGGGACAGGCCGCTGGTCGCCCTAGTAGCAGCCACACTTTTACCCTTTTGCTGGGTCCAGGCCTGCTGCAGGAGGGCGCAGCCCACCCCTGTGtcttccccaccctgcccctgggcccccacaggtttctctcttctctgcctttacCCCTTGAACTTCACTGGACGCTGCGTGGCCCCAGGCCCCCTCTCTGCTCAGTAAACACAAGTTGGCCCCTTTGGGGCAGGTCCGTGCAGGCAGCAGCTCCTGACATCATGCAGGGTGGGGAACCAGGAGCCTAGAAGACCAAGGACCCCTCCCTTGGGCCAGCTCACTGAGAGGGCTGGGACGAAGAACAGGATGTTCAGCTATGTTACCAGGAGAGGCTGGGGTGCGGGTAGGATCAGCAGAGGCCGGGGCCTCTCCCTCAGAAGATGGGGAGCACCCTGAGGGGCAGGTTCCTAGAGGCCCttttccaggaaggcttcctgggttCCTGGTCCAGTTGTGTCCCCTCGGTCCCCAGAAGCCCTTCCCATCGTGGCTCGGTGCCAGGCCCGGTCAGGTGCTGGGGGTGCTTTCTAAGAGCCCCCAGGTCAGGTCTCTACCTcaaccccttcctcctcccagagCCACTTTGCAGAATGACAGGGAACCTGTAGACATCAGGGAACTAGAGCTGCTTTTGGGTTACTAACACCTGGAACCAGGCTGGGCCATCTTGTCTCTGTCCAGGACCAGGGGGCTGACTTCTGGGAGGCCACAGTCTATCCCCAGGATGGGCCTGAGCCCTCCCTAGAcgctgaggcccagaggggccaGAAGGCCCAGCATGGGACAGGGGAAGGGCAGGCCCAGGTGGATAGAGCCCCTGGCAGGGGccccaggggaaggaagggaacgCGGGTTGAGTCTCACCACCAGGCCTCACTGCCTGTGGCCTAGGGTATCCTTGGTCccctgagccttagtttccccatctgctcAGGTGTCTGCAGGGATCAGATGGGTGTGCGAGGACAGGGGCCCTGCCTAGCCTGACCAGGGCAGAGTGGCCACAGACTCTCCGGTCCCAGGTACCCCCATGTGGGAGCATCACTCTTAAACACAAACAGTGTTAACGAAGAACCCGATTTAAATGAAAACGTCTGAGTTAAAATTTTCCATTCCACATTTAGCTGTGGCGCGCGTACTGGCCCTGcagaaccccccacccccactgggtGGTGTCTCCCTGCCGGGCTAGGCGGACTTGGGGCCTCCATCTGGGTGGGGCCTATGGCAATGGCGTGTGGCCCTAATACTCAGGAGGTGGGGGCTAGTTAGGGAGCCGAGCCGCCCCCAACCCAGGCATGCCCTGGGCCCCACAGCGTGGCTGCAGCCAGCAAGGGTTGGCCAGGCCCTGCCTAAGGCATCCCGTCCCCTGGTCCCCTGGGTGGGAACCGAGTATTGTCCTCGTGGGCAGAGGGGCCCTCCGGGAGCTGAGGACAGACGCAAGGTGGACTGAGCTGCACTGGCTGCCAGGCTTGCTTGCCCACCGAGCTCGCACGTCCTGACGTGTCCTCATGCTCGCCTGGTCTGTGGAGAGCGTAGCAAGGGGCGCAGTTTGAGGCAGGGCTTGTCTGCGTTTCTGTGGGCTCATACGTGCATCTGAGTGTGTGCACAAACGAGGGTGCTGGTGTGCCCGGGTGGCCATGTCCATATTTGTGCCAGCATGTGCACAAGTGGGCATATCTATTCTCacaaatatttatacatgtgTGTCTTGCTGGTCAATACACGTTGGTGTGTGCTCCTGCACATGGGCCTTCTGAACGTGGCTATGGATGCAGTGTGTCTGCATACATGCATGTACAGGTGTGTGTTCACACATGTGTCTCGGAGCAtatttgtgtatctgtgtgtgcattgcatgtgtgtgcatgcatgtgtccCTGCGTGTTCATGAGGACGTGTGTTTGTGTCAGTGCATGTGCCTGTTGGCGTTGGCCAGGGAGCCAGTCCTCATTAGGCGTGACCCAGGCTTGGACCCTCTTTATGGCCTGCCTAGGGGTAAAGGCACCCTGAGGGAGGGTGAGGGGGGCAGGACCGCATGGGAGTGCTTGATGCTGGGTGTGAGTAAGGCTGGGGGCCGGGTGTTGAGGGGGCAGTGGCCCAGGTCCCTGTTAGAGAAcctgcctgccccccacaccGCTGCTACCGCCCAGGCGCCAGCCTGCCCAACACCAGCTAGGGCCCCAGCCCTCTGTCCCCGGTATCCGTGGCCCAGGCACGCAGACGGCTGGTGCCTGTAGTGGACGGAGCCTTCCCACCACCTCGGTGCACAGGTTGCCCTGTCACATTGCGGATGCCCAGACGCAGCCCCAGGCATCTCACTCAGGGCAGCTGTCTAGCCCGTGCAGCCTGGGGGTGGTCGCGGAGGCTCAGGGAGGACCAAGGAGGCCACCTGGGCCAGGGGAGACTCTGGTCAATGCGGCTGCGGGGACTGCCTGTGGGATCCGGGCCCTGGCTGCCTGCATAATATTTTGAATCCCAGCCCAGACGTAGGCTCACCCCAAGGCCCTGGTATGTGACAAGCCGTTCTATACCCactccttgtctgtaaaatagggaAAACAGCAGCGCCCACTCCCCGAGGCCGGAAGGGTGGTTTCGTGGTCCACCGCACCGGGTGGGCAGCAGGCTCTTGGTATCCGCTGTGAAACCTGACAGCACGGCCGCAGGGGCTCTTGTCCTGgcctctgcaccccccctccGGCCGGGTCCTCTTGTCGGGGTGCCCACCCGCCTGCCATGCCTCCCGTGTGCACCTCTGCCGGACCCAGCGCACCCCAGgacctcccagccccctcctcctctggtgCGGGCAGCACAGGTGCGCGAGAGCCCACACTCGCCTTTGACGCCCCGCTCCGCTGTCTctgtcttgaaattcttgatACTTTTTAAACAAGGGGCCCGCGTTTTCATTTTGTGCAGACTACAGAGCCAGCCCTTCCCGGAAGGCGCTGTGGGGTGCTGGCTTGTGCCACCTGAGTGGGGCCTGTGGTCCCCCCACTTCTCCGCGGCCCCCCCGGCGGGCCTGCTTCCCttcagcccccagcccccgctTGCCTGGGCAGACCGTCCCCGCTGTCCCCACTGGCGCTTTggcttctgccccccaccccgccttgcGGGGCAGACCATGCCTCGGGGGCCCGCTGTCACCTTGCTCCATGGGATTGGATCAGGGACCACCACATACATTGAGCACCGTCTGTATGCCAGGCCGGGGAACGTGGTAGGCACCTACTGGTGGACTGCCCGGGCCGCCTGGGCAAGGGGAGGCGGAGGAGGGCCCTCCCCGCAGAGGGAGCCTGTGTCCCCAAGGAGTGCCTCCACCTCCACAGCAGGTCCCAGGGAAGAGGAAGGGGTAACGTGCGGCTCCTGGCCCGCTGAGCCTGCTGCCGTGGGAAGTGGAATCTTTAAATAGCCTCTCGCTTTCCGCTAAAAATAGCGAAGTTCTGCTGCCATGGAGGTGGCTGCTGGGGTGGCGGGGCTGGCTCCTGGCCAAGACAGGCGTGGGCGCAGCCGCGTGGG is a genomic window of Vulpes vulpes isolate BD-2025 chromosome 10, VulVul3, whole genome shotgun sequence containing:
- the RANBP1 gene encoding ran-specific GTPase-activating protein, yielding MAAAKDTHEDHDTSTENADESNHDPQFEPIVSLPEQEIKTLEEDEEELFKMRAKLFRFASENDLPEWKERGTGDVKLLKHKEKGTIRLLMRRDKTLKICANHYITPMMELKPNAGSDRAWVWNTHADFADECPKPELLAIRFLNAENAQKFKTKFEECRKEIEEREKKGSGKNDDAEKVTEKLEALSVKEESKESEDAESKAGAEEEQ